In the genome of Parasteatoda tepidariorum isolate YZ-2023 chromosome 10, CAS_Ptep_4.0, whole genome shotgun sequence, the window GTCAAAGTACTAGTTACGATTGAATTGCagagataataattaaataaaagtgaactGCATTTCTACAACTTCTTTACATTCTTAGTCGCCAGTGGCATCCCTGCTACGAAGTATTGCACAAACGCATCATTAGTGGGGAATAGGACTGGGCGATGTTAAGATTTCAGCATCGTGATGCATCGCCACTCAAACATCGTGATGTTTCGATACATCGCGATGTCACATTACTATTTCACATTTGGTTTTGCCAAATTTTGCATTCTTGCAcacctttactttttttttNggtaaaaaagtaaataaataaaaagtcttaTCGAAACAGACGATCGTTTCTTCAACAAGACAAAAATGATCTCAAAGTATTGTcaaataacaaaacataaataatccTCCGAGAATCACTTTCTTTTCTTGGATTTACACGAAATGAAGAAAACACCTTTTCATCTTTCATTGGCGATGAGTTATAGTCACATCGGAAATCATCGTGTGAGCACATCGTTACTCGACAATTCGCGAAAGAAGGAACACAAGGGGAAAGATCGTCTAGTCACATCGGAAATCATCGTGTGAGCACATCGTTACTTGATGCTTCGCGAAGGAAGAAACATAGGGGAAAATATCGTGACGACAATCGATGTCGCCGCATGATCGGGGGAAAATGCTCATCGCGCGTGCTTGCGAACATCGATGTTGGAGAGGGAGAATCGTGCTTCGCGGCATCGGGAAACATCGATGTCAACCTGACATCGGAAAACATCGTGCTCACATCGAAATTCACGATGCTTCGAAAAGGAGGCCAGTCTAAGCATCGGATCGGCGATGATTGCACAACATCGATGTTTTCCGATGCATCGAtgtatcgcccagtcctagtgGGGAACAATATCAGTGCTGCCTTTAAGGATAGCAAACAGGGATGctaactgctccgctttctgcaaaagatttaataaagtggtagtgAATAAAATCGTTACATTTGTAGGAAAAGGATAGTTACgcccacattttaaaattgcagcaaCAAGTTTAATTctaacttactttatttaacaaaagctggGCACCTGCGAAAAGTTTAATTCAGTCAAGGTGCATTTTATAAGATACTTTTGATATTGTAGTGGTGGAATTGTAgagtatatttttgatattgtagtggtggaaaaatgactgaaaatgaaaaataaagtaaaagttacttcaatttcgttaccactagaaattacttttttagaaagcggagcaagttggcatatGGCTAATTATTCTACAAGTTTAACGGCAAGTTGGTGATGGCTAATTATTCGCAGGAATGCCACAGGTGACTAAAAACAAAGGGAAAAGTTGAAACTCAgcccatttttatttatttattatcctttaattattcaatagtAATAACTACCACTATAACTTACGTTTCAAATTATTCGTATTAAATTAACAGAAACTTATTAACAGATCATAGAACTGCCAACTCCGATGAATGGTCCGATGAACCAGATTCTCGCTATTTCTACCGTTCTACCTCTTATagtaaactgaaataaatatgctaattatgtTGCGAATTTTAacctttcttaattaaattttactttttgcaattttagtcTCTCGTAAAAACAATGGGGAATtcgcttgatttttttttcaNTTTTTAATGGTCGTTATAATGGAAGAGTCTTTATAAAAGGTGGTCGTACAAATTAGTTTAGactattttagtatttgaatTAGTTGATCTAAGTCAGGGGctctcaatatttttcttccatgGAACTCTAAATAATTAACGTTCTTTCGGCGGAACACCTGATAAAAGTACTATCTCGTGTAGCCGCTGTAACCTTTCCACGGAACCATAGGGCTTTACGGAACACCAATTGGGGACTATTAATTTTGATCTAAGGCTCTAGGGTGCAGAAGCAGAATATTCNNNNNNNNNNNNNNNNNNNNNNNNNNNNNNNNNNNNNNNNNNNNNNNNNNNNNNNNNNNNNNNNNNNNNNNNNNNNNNNNNNNNNNNNNNNNNNNNNNNNNNNNNNNNNNNNNNNNNNNNNNNNNNNNNNNNNNNNNNNNNNNNNNNNNNNNNNNNNNNNNNNNNNNNNNNNNNNNNNNNNNNNNNNNNNNNNNNNNNNNNNNNNNNNNNNNNNNNNNNNNNNNNNNNNNNNNNNNNNNNNNNNNNNNNNNNNNNNNNNNNNNNNNNNNNNNNNNNNNNNNNNNNNNNNNNNNNNNNNNNNNNNNNNNNNNNNNNNNNNNNNNNNNNNNNNNNNNNNNNNNNNNNNNNNNNNNNNNNNNNNNNNNNNNNNNNNNNNNNNNNNNNNNNNNNNNNNNNNNNNNNNNNNNNNNNNNNNNNNNNNNNNNNNNNNNNNNNNNNNNNNNNNNNNNNNNNNNNNNNNNNNNNNNNNNNNNNNNNNNNNNNNNNNNNNNNNNNNNNNNATTTTCcagaaatcaattataataaaaagaaattatccagtaattttttgttttgcggaTCATTTGGCGCCCCTTTGTGAGCAGCGCCCGGGGCATGATGCCCCCCCCTTGCCCACCCTTCGCTACGCCACTGTATCCAAATAGATGAAGTGGTTTCACAAAATGTTgacatgtcttcagatcattctcagtgatgtttcccaaaccgtcgccacTAGCCCATAGTGctctgatcgtaaagacacggctCCTGAACAGTAGAgtaccgaagtcaagcatcactggctgctgtcagtaaaGGGGGTGGctactttgatcagcctgcgtagggaccgagagtaCACGGTTTCAGttctcattaaactgttctaccgtaaagtgctcgactttgcacGCAGGTCATTGGGTTACCGAAGCAAAGGAGCCAGTCAGAGggagggtgaccactttgatctgcCTGCGTAAGGGCCGAGAATACACGGTATCAGTCCTCGTTTAACTGTTTTACCGTATAGTGCTCGACTTCACACACATGTGGTTGggttaccaaagcaggggagctaTCCTCTCTGCAGATGATCAAAATTATGAgagcatgtcttcggatcatcctcagggatgtttcccagaccgtcgccaatagcccattgtgcagctcttgtgTGGTGTAAATAAGGTACCTACCTATCGAGTGCGAAGTAAATAAGATACCTTCCTACCTGATATGAATATTCATGTAAAAATATGCTaatctttaaattacttttaaaaatagagtataatataaaaattgaaaatctgtgaaatttaactttatgcCAAAATACTCTCTGGTGGGATCAGtggaatcattattttttttaaatttttagcaactATTGGCGATGATCAGTTTGCACAGAAATAGGCATTTAGAAACATTTCCAACATCGCGGTGCCTTCGAACAGAAGTAATAGAGCtttatctctttatttatttaaaagattgtaCTTCACTTTATGTAGGCTATCAATTTTATGTCACTTCtgtctagttttttaaaaaaaaaaaggaattcaagAATGTTGCATCAGAATAATGCCGATTACATTAATACAATCTACATTAATAACTTGAATGAAAAGATTAAGATCAAAGGTGAACGagcaatttatcttttattataaaattctgcttttctaataataactttaggttgaataatatttgttatttagtatgtatatatatgcagAAATTTTCTCTTgtgaattttttgttctttatgtTTGAATGTTCTTTagcactgaaattttttttcaagatttaacATGTTAATTCttgttatttaccattttagtAATTTGCCGTCACAATTGCTTTTAGAAATGTTGTAAAATCTGTGAAAGAAGCTCagcatttagtttttaaaaatatttcaaatattttcttattaaactcTGTTGATGATGGAGAAGATTAGATCACTTTATTTCTTTACCATTCATCCTTGATGTTTATTATTCGAAGATATTTCCCTATTATTATtccttaaagtattttattattaggtttttatttataagaactacaattattaaatacagaTGAGCATGAGAATGTTAAAGCGTACAGCTATTAAATGCTTTGTACAATATATAAAGCATTCTTATGTGGTGTTCTAGCAAATGTTTTGTTgtaaagaatgtaaaaattcgaacatatgtacatatatataggTTGACAGATCTATATCTGTCTACCTATACATCTACCTATATATATGTGCTGTGTATAtctatctatttatatatatatttttcgaaattaacattttgaagtagtttttaaaactttagtttcCATCTGCATctagtttaaatcaaaattttcaaaaatcttgatttttttttaaaaagtaattaaaaaattgattttttagttcaaattggatttttttttttcctttacacaAACTTATCAAAACTCTCAAACtctgataaaatattgtaatgatgataatataatttaaaatcaatattatagcTTAAGTACTCATTGTTTCTAACTAAAATTGTCAATTATaatgtactttttacaaactgaaaaataaaaaattacaatgaaatacaCTAACCTTTTATTCCATTCTACtctaaaaaacaaaaccatagttgtttttattcaaaCCCAATACTTTCATGAATTTGTATAGACTAAGTTAGTCTTGACAGAATAAGggtttcttcattattttagaaatgatacagTTTCAACTAAGTGTGCTGAAACATACTTCTTACAATAGTTAGTAAGAAGAAAAAcctatatttaatgttttactgcaaaagttttatgacaaaaatattgacTAAATTGACACTGACTCAAAAAATATGACTAACAAAACTCTGGATATTCTGTACTCTGTTCTTATTGTGTGGAGATAGTGGTGTCATGTGACTTATCGTATTGTATGCAGGGGTCTGCCCAGGCCGAATTTAATACTGTTTaacggtaccttcacaaatacaactttaggaaaaatggtaGTATCACAAATTCtcctttaggaaaaacggtagtttcacaaaatactttttcttaaaattttatttttttatcccttaagaaacgataaatcatTTTTGCCATATCTTTGTGttggttttttaatataatttttaatttttcacaaattatgtctaaatttacgcaaaataggtacctctcagaaaaatctAGTCAGACCCCTGTTATGTACCGTATATTCCGGCGCATAATGTGCACccgtaatttttaatacttatttttaaatattaagatatacTCTTCGTATAACACGCACAAAAATTTGGATTGTACATGTGCAATATCTCGTCTTTCAAGATCGtaagtaaaaagattttttccctatcttttgcaaaaataaaagaactgaatTTGACATGTATGTGAGGGTAGAGTTGAAAGAGTAATAATGTGATTCTGAGAAAAGAGATTGTTTTATTCAGCAGTGCAGGTGTGTGCAAGAATGTTGTTCCCCACATTCCAGAAGTAAAGGGGGGGGGAAGGGTTTCTGGAATGCTGTCTATTGTGTATGTCTCAAAAGCATACCACAAATCAGGAGACCAAACGTAATTCCTCTTCTGCCAATCGCACCATTTGATGCCCTgcctttaaaaagtaaacattgtaAGCTTTAAGAATTCAGTGTAGTTTTTAGTAGTAGAAATGGAAACGAAGCAAACACAGCTCTGGATTTAAATGCAAAGTAATTCAATTTGCGAAAGAAAATGGAAATTGGGCTGCGGCGAGACATTTTGGTAATAacgaaaatcaataaagtatataggtaaaggtatgttatttctttaaaataaaagtatttttctatattgaaattttttaatctataattttttatattcggcGTATACCACTCACCCGTAAATTCcgatgttattttttgtaataatgtaTAAAGTGCGCGCCGGAATATACGGTATCTTAACCTATCTATTTTCAGTTAAAGAGCAGAATGATTGTGTTTTGATAAAACCAGAATTACGGTTTGCTCgatatcttgtttttttctaattttataacttcattaTGTTAACTTTATtactcttaatatttaattattcatcctttgaaaatattaatatagaagatttgtgtttttattttttctgttcaattttctatgaattattgCTAAAATAGAGAAGACTTGATTTTTCGAGTTTGCTTTtattctcattattatttttaagcaactaTGGGATTTATTGAAGAATAAATCATGTTAATAGTTGATGCAGaaatgaaagttatatttttatcaaagaaaagttaaaaacttgctatttaattttattaaagaaggtAATAAgtgcaaaactaatttttcttatatatgaCAAACTTTACTTTTGTAAGTATGTACAAGTAGTCTTTTAAATCAAGACAAATTGCTATTTTTCTTGTTAAGCTAAGGGATAATTACTCAAGTTATtgtttattgatataaaaactatatttatttactgtaattCTTGCAAGCCAATTTATTTCCTCGTATGGCCTTTCCATAAAAAAGTTGTGCACcccttttgataataaaaaaatagaaataaaattgcatttattcttatgtattttttatttttatagctattGGTGTTGGTTGAGATCTGCTAAAGGATTTCCTTGTTTATTTACCTAGCAAACTTTTTATTGGtaggaactttttaaaaaaatttcttttcaaaatttttgtcagCACAtcatatttgcaatttaaatagtaattactGTCATACTTAGGAAGATTTACAATTATCAGTAAGTAAGTATGTTTTTGCATGACACAAAGATTTAGTCATGGATCCAATAGCAACATTAAAACTGCACatgaaataaactattatgaacatttgtttttttcttgatgtgtgtttttttattattttaattttttagcttttttatgtATAGTAGAGCCTTGATCCTTTTTCAAAGGACTATTTATTGCAAACAATAGATACCGAGAAGCAACGAATGCGTGTCaacgtaaaataataaatgatgacTTGAACCCTgtggcagatttttttttgtctttctgCGACAAACGTTGCCacactaaaattataatataaatatttatgcaaccAATTTATAATAACAGAAGAGCTttgtgtttattaaattttggtctaaatttttataagaaataatctttttaaatgaaaaattagtaaaatgtcatatcttttataaattaataataaggaaaattaaaataaataaaatcattcatcTATAGactgaaatgtaaatattgtattacTGTTTAAGATGTTAACCCCCTACAGTAACAAATCTTAATTTGATTCTTCATTTGAGCATCAGGACAGACTTctcattacaaaataatttcagtatttttaaatgttcatagATATTTTGAACAACAAACGTGATAATCTGCTAGTTTAAAAACCGATCTAAACGGTTATTAGTAGCATTATAGAAATAGCATTTGTGATTGAACCTTTAAAACAAGGCGATACAAGCAATAAATATGGATCAAGGTTCGGCTGTAATTATTTCCATTATATTATGCCATAGAATTTTTGAGTCAAATATGTGAGTCTTTGAATAAACTTTCCAAGTaagtaagaagaaaaacttgaatattttataataactcCAATACTCCAAAATATAGAGAGGgatactgttttatttatttttttgaagagatTCTAGCCTTTTAAGATATGAAAggctgtattttatttaacattagaaCAGAGTCCTTCAATATTTGAGACACTATCCCGGCTAAAATTCACCTCCACACTTTaattttcgtgaaattttttaacagatgtAGTATGTTGAACTTTTCATCGACCTAAACCATAAGAGAATGAAGAACTTAATTCATACATATTTATTGCAAgagtaataataaatcaaaataaggtTGTCATAAGGTTACAATGTTTCAAAAGCAATGGTTTTATGAGTGAAAAGTGggtaactcaaaattttttgttccaagTAGAAGAAAGATGCCATTGCTTGACTTCTAAGCATTTCTGTGTACCATTATAGATTGAGACACAATAATCTATGTAGTTAGATAAGTTTAGTTAATGTAGTTatatcaatgtttaaaattcaataatttaaaagatgaaacctactcatttataaatatttgatcgTCAATGGCGAGAGGGCGATTGAAATTTCTTACCttgcattgaaattttatgaaatcttaAGAATTTTACTTCTTCGAAATTTTATCAGGAAATATACATTAGCATGTTTTGATTTCTAAGTTCTCTAATGACTGtgctaattttaaaaggtaagtgcattttattctattgcactgtttttaataaatggactaaaaaaaaaaacatgtgtgtaaagctattattataattcttggtaagagcttttttatttatcttgttaCTCTGcagtttcttcttcttattataTAATCAAGTGagtattttttgctgaaaagtttttaattttttagatctaAAGAGAGCCCTTCAAGCTGTTTTTGCTCAATTTGGTAATATAGTTGATATTTTTGcatcaaagaatttaaaaatgcgtGGACAAGCATTTGTGGCCTTCAAAGAGAAAAAAGGTGCTATTGATGCATTGCGTTCAATGCAAGGATTCCCATTCTTCGATAAACCTTTGGTAACTTTCTTTCATtctacttttaaattactttttttttctgattaagcATTACAATCTATTTAGAGGAAATATATTGCTTATGCTAGTCCTTATGTATGAATGAGAATGTTAGTACCCAACCTTAGGAGCACAATTACATCTAGTGCTATGCAACAAAATTGGTAAAAAGCAAATGTCCTgggcatattttcaaaatgaactaCTTTCACTGGATGCTGTTACTATTACtcttctttttaatgaataataactttGTTCTTTTAAGGAATGACTTAAAGGCCTAAAGCTAATGAGTTTAGTTCTCTTAGTTTAGACGTTACAGCAAGTCAATTTAGACCTAAAAAACtaagaaagtattaaaattgaaaaaaaaaaggaatcatattatttaacttcaataatcttgaaatattttggaaatagtcctttcttttaaattgtgcccttttatttgttttattaacaggatgtgtagcatttttaagaagtgcttaaagatgcttatttttgatttacatttttttagaagcCCTTAAAGGTGGTTTTTATTtcagggtttgtaaaaagtgcttaattttctatcttctagaaatagattttttcttcgCCATGTCGATtgttgttctaaattacaaaaaatgctgTTCTTTGTACCTGCAATGCTGTTCACTTGTTGATGTTTGTTGAGATGTTGAACACtgtaaaaagttcttgaaatttgcagaaaaaattcccttgaaatttattttaatacaaacatataaaaacttatgtttatattattatgtacACATATTTGCGGCATTTTAATAGTTACACATTACTTAGTTCTCACATTTTCCTCTTTATTAACACCAAAATTCGTTCGTAAATagtcttgaaaaattattttagtcttttttcagcattttacgtttttagtaaaaattttcatagaaatCTATGGCATGGTGGTGTTGACCATAGGTCCCTTTCAGGTGAACTGTAACTTGAGTGCATAACACAACAACTTTtattatggaaatttaaaaaattattagatttttttttgtagttattcaAATCAGGGTGAAATTAAGTACATTTATATCCCTAATAAATGTTGTTTCGtttgttgtaattttcttttaatatttaattaaatattatgttactTCTATGTTACTGGAGCTCCTAAATATTGTGCAAACTATAGCAGTAAGCAGTTCCAAAATtgtttgtttcaatttcaaacTTTAGCTGCTCAATTGATGAAGCTAGAAGAAATatgacattaaataaattaaagtttataattatttattaataaatggtaTGATTTCATAACAGATATTTAGTTATCATTCCTGTGGCAGAattctctagcactaatatctttctgcaacatacttttaataataacatatgtgttactaatttaaaataacaagcgctgtgttaacaaaattatatatatttgtttttaattgaacacgtaagaattttttattccaatattaTGTGTGATATTATTTCCTTcttcacattttgtaaataattatcacaataaaaaaataattaaaaattattaagtccGTAGCAATAATTGCAGAAAAACGAAAAGCAATGACGAAATCACGCGAATCGGTTTCATCAAATGCGTGTTTAGTTTCAAGACTAGATTGTTGTAATATATaatatcgtatttttaaaaaaataaagtttaacaaCTATGTGAAAATCAACAgtaataactgccaaaaattcaatagaaatattgcattaaaaagtaaatactcaatgCACGATtggaattttccatattgtttgaaatgtatcagaatatttaaaatccatgtGAAAATCAgtaactgccgaaaatacaatcgaaacattGCATCGATTTATGATACTAGATATCTGCATAAATTGAGGGCATAAAAATGTGTTCatctaaatgcatgatttaaatattacatgtaaatttctgtaggaataaaaagtaaattttttaatacttttcaaaagaaaaatctttctgcaagaactctaatattctgccacagggattatcataatagtatattaaaatCGCATCTGTTGCTACTGTGTTAGGAGCTCCTTTAACCTGGAAGTGCTATGCTAATGGTGTTATTAATCTGAAGTTATTTTGGTAGAAGATACAGTTGGCTAAAACTGACTCTGATTGCATAGCCAAGATCAAAGGAACCTacattaaaagggaaaaaactaCTACTActtatagaattaataaaaaggaagCCAGCATTAAGGAAAAAAGCTTTGTCCATAATCCAGATAGTCCGAATAATGCCCTTCAACCATCACATCAAGCAACAAACAAGTCTTCAAATATTAATCTTCCAGCTCCAAATCAGCACTTAGTTTCGATTCCACCACCTCTTCCGCTCTCCAGTAAGACATTTTATATcctatatattcttaaattggTTTAGATTCCCCCACCTCTTCCGCTCTTTAGTACGACTTTTTATATCctatatattattgaattaattgtatGGCGCTTATAGTGATATGGGAGTTTATAGGAAGTCTCTTGGACAAGAAAAGTGTCAAATTGGTTTAAAGCCTTAAGAAATTGAAGAAAGCCTGAggctgaaaaagaaaaaaaacgtaaagtGTAAAAAGATGTATGTAGTTTtatagcttaaatttaaatcaaattaatttggatatggatttaa includes:
- the LOC107446769 gene encoding U1 small nuclear ribonucleoprotein A → MLHQNNADYINTIYINNLNEKIKIKDLKRALQAVFAQFGNIVDIFASKNLKMRGQAFVAFKEKKGAIDALRSMQGFPFFDKPLKIQLAKTDSDCIAKIKGTYIKREKTTTTYRINKKEASIKEKSFVHNPDSPNNALQPSHQATNKSSNINLPAPNQHLVSIPPPLPLSSTSQKNLNRPLMYVFPVQVEPPSNNILFLTNLPPDTNEMLLSTLFGRFSGFREIRTVSSREEIAFVEFDDVASAECAKNALQGYKLSPTHSINISFAKK